One Streptomyces coeruleorubidus DNA segment encodes these proteins:
- a CDS encoding GNAT family N-acetyltransferase — protein MARPGELGEGERERWRALRAASETPRNPFMEPEFTAAVGLVRPQARVAVVYEGLEPAGFLPHERGPLGQGRAIGLGVSDAQGAILRPGLDLDTGELLRACALSSFAFDNLEAEQRLFVRYAAEEHATYVIDVEKGYETYESVLRAQSPKFLKTTLAKERRLGRQVGELRFVFDERDPAALRTLMEWKSAQYRRTGRRDRFAREWITRLVRRLAHTRAPECSGTLSVLYAGQRPLAAHFGLRSASVLACWFPAYDPEFAKYSPGLVLHLRMAEAAAAAGIGMLDLGRGAAEYKDALKTGELPVYEGAVTRPGTGAALHWLSREPARRAHSFVRGRPRLASLAARTLKGAARLRRT, from the coding sequence GTGGCTCGGCCCGGGGAGCTCGGCGAGGGGGAGAGGGAGCGCTGGCGCGCGCTGCGCGCGGCGTCGGAGACACCGCGCAACCCCTTCATGGAACCGGAGTTCACCGCAGCCGTCGGCCTGGTGAGGCCGCAGGCGCGGGTCGCGGTGGTGTACGAGGGGCTGGAGCCGGCCGGCTTCCTGCCCCATGAGCGGGGCCCGTTGGGGCAGGGCCGGGCGATCGGGCTCGGCGTCTCGGACGCGCAGGGCGCGATCCTGCGGCCCGGCCTCGATCTGGACACGGGTGAACTGCTGCGGGCCTGCGCGCTGTCGAGCTTCGCCTTCGACAACCTGGAGGCCGAGCAGCGGCTGTTCGTCCGGTACGCGGCCGAGGAGCACGCCACCTACGTCATCGACGTGGAGAAGGGTTACGAGACGTACGAGTCGGTGCTGCGCGCCCAGTCGCCGAAGTTCCTGAAGACCACCCTGGCCAAGGAGCGCAGGCTGGGCCGGCAGGTCGGCGAGCTGCGGTTCGTCTTCGACGAGCGCGATCCGGCCGCGCTGCGCACGCTGATGGAGTGGAAGTCGGCGCAGTACCGCAGGACGGGCCGCCGGGACCGGTTCGCCCGGGAGTGGATCACCCGGCTCGTGAGGCGGCTGGCCCACACCCGGGCACCGGAGTGCAGCGGCACGCTGTCCGTGCTGTACGCCGGGCAGCGGCCGCTGGCCGCGCACTTCGGACTGCGCTCCGCCTCGGTCCTGGCCTGCTGGTTCCCGGCCTACGACCCGGAGTTCGCGAAGTACTCACCGGGTCTGGTGCTGCACCTGCGCATGGCCGAGGCGGCGGCCGCCGCGGGTATCGGCATGCTCGACCTGGGGCGGGGCGCGGCCGAGTACAAGGACGCGCTGAAGACGGGCGAACTGCCCGTGTACGAGGGTGCGGTGACGCGTCCGGGGACGGGCGCGGCGCTGCACTGGCTGAGCCGCGAGCCGGCGCGCCGCGCGCACAGCTTCGTCCGCGGCAGGCCACGGCTCGCGTCGCTGGCCGCGCGGACCCTGAAGGGCGCGGCTCGGCTGCGCCGTACCTGA
- a CDS encoding HAD family hydrolase — MAAPIAYSLIATDLDGTLLRGDDTLSDRSLAALARVADAGAQHLVVTGRPAPRVRPLLDDLGCTGLAVCGQGAQVYDAGADRLLWSITLDRELAETALGKIEAEVGQVYAAVDQDGVDGLTLIEPGYLMPHPTLPAVRVDRRDELWGEPISKVLLRHPYLSDDELAATARSVVGSLATVTMSGPGTVELQPCGVTKATGLALAAEHLGLRPADTVAFGDMPNDIPMFDWAAHGVAMANAHPELKAVADEVTLSNEDDGIAVVLERLLGGTAQYGPLTLSIEP, encoded by the coding sequence ATGGCCGCACCCATCGCATATTCACTCATCGCCACCGACCTGGACGGGACGCTGCTGCGCGGCGACGACACCCTGTCCGACCGGTCCCTCGCCGCGCTCGCGCGGGTGGCCGACGCCGGCGCCCAGCACCTCGTGGTGACGGGCCGGCCGGCGCCGAGGGTGCGGCCGCTCCTGGACGACCTCGGCTGTACGGGGCTCGCGGTGTGCGGGCAGGGCGCGCAGGTGTACGACGCGGGCGCGGACCGGCTGCTGTGGTCCATCACCCTGGACCGGGAGCTGGCCGAGACCGCCCTCGGCAAGATCGAGGCCGAGGTGGGGCAGGTGTACGCCGCGGTCGACCAGGACGGGGTCGACGGGCTCACGCTCATCGAGCCGGGCTATCTCATGCCGCACCCGACCCTGCCCGCCGTGCGGGTCGACCGGCGCGACGAGCTGTGGGGCGAGCCCATCAGCAAGGTGCTGCTGCGCCACCCCTACCTGAGCGACGACGAGTTGGCGGCGACGGCCCGCTCGGTGGTCGGGTCGCTGGCGACGGTGACGATGTCGGGGCCCGGCACGGTCGAGCTCCAGCCGTGCGGCGTCACCAAGGCGACGGGGCTGGCGCTGGCCGCCGAGCACCTGGGGCTGCGGCCGGCGGACACCGTTGCCTTCGGTGACATGCCCAACGACATCCCGATGTTCGACTGGGCCGCCCACGGCGTGGCGATGGCCAACGCCCATCCCGAACTCAAGGCCGTGGCCGACGAGGTCACCCTGTCGAACGAGGACGACGGCATCGCCGTCGTCCTCGAACGACTGCTGGGCGGGACGGCTCAGTACGGGCCGTTGACGTTGTCGATCGAGCCGTAG
- a CDS encoding LysM peptidoglycan-binding domain-containing protein, which produces MPRGKHRRPRTNALTRRVVAAGTGGAALTLPLLGATHASAAQPAQSASAAAQSVPQAAQPAKSLTYTVTKGDTLYRIADKYDVSGGWKQLYKDNRAAVGDDPGLIRPGLKLKVKTAKAGAAKKTATKSSAPAKPAAKPAGGVAEATQASAKTYANNLDGWIREALDIMAQKGIPGSYDGIYRNIMRESSGNPQAINNWDSNAAKGTPSKGLLQTIDPTFQAYHVDGTSWDPYDPVANITAACNYAAARYGSIDNVNGPY; this is translated from the coding sequence ATGCCCCGAGGCAAGCACCGTCGCCCCAGAACCAACGCGCTCACCCGTCGTGTCGTAGCCGCCGGAACAGGCGGAGCGGCACTCACCCTCCCGCTCCTCGGCGCGACGCACGCCAGCGCCGCCCAGCCGGCCCAGAGCGCGTCCGCCGCCGCACAGTCCGTGCCGCAGGCGGCCCAGCCCGCCAAGTCCCTCACGTACACCGTGACCAAGGGCGACACGCTGTACCGCATCGCGGACAAGTACGACGTGTCGGGCGGCTGGAAGCAGCTCTACAAGGACAACCGCGCCGCCGTCGGCGACGACCCGGGGCTGATCCGCCCGGGTCTGAAGCTGAAGGTGAAGACGGCCAAGGCGGGCGCCGCGAAGAAGACGGCGACCAAGTCCTCCGCCCCCGCCAAGCCGGCCGCGAAGCCCGCCGGCGGCGTCGCCGAGGCCACCCAGGCCTCCGCGAAGACCTACGCCAACAACCTGGACGGCTGGATCCGCGAGGCGCTGGACATCATGGCGCAGAAGGGGATTCCGGGTTCGTACGACGGCATCTACCGCAACATCATGCGCGAGTCGTCGGGCAACCCCCAGGCCATCAACAACTGGGACTCGAACGCCGCCAAGGGCACCCCGTCCAAGGGCCTCCTCCAGACCATCGACCCGACCTTCCAGGCCTACCACGTGGACGGCACGTCGTGGGACCCGTACGACCCGGTCGCCAACATCACCGCTGCCTGCAACTACGCGGCCGCCCGCTACGGCTCGATCGACAACGTCAACGGCCCGTACTGA